The following proteins are encoded in a genomic region of Ornithinibacillus sp. 4-3:
- the yycF gene encoding response regulator YycF — protein MSSKILVVDDEQPIADILQFNLEKEGYEVVVAYDGEEAIRLAENEQPDLILLDIMLPKKDGYEVCREVRKTQSMPIIMLTAKDSEIDKVLGLELGADDYVTKPFSNRELIARVKANLRRQQVPVESTKESKDIIIENLVIHPDAYAVSRDGVEIDLTHREYELLHYLARHIGQVMTREHLLETVWGYDYFGDVRTVDVTVRRLREKIEENPSNPTWIITRRGVGYYLRNPEQE, from the coding sequence ATGAGTTCAAAAATTTTAGTAGTAGATGACGAACAACCAATTGCAGATATATTACAATTTAATTTAGAAAAAGAAGGTTATGAAGTTGTTGTAGCTTACGATGGGGAGGAAGCAATTCGTTTAGCAGAAAATGAACAGCCAGATTTAATCTTATTAGATATTATGTTACCGAAAAAAGATGGATATGAAGTTTGTCGTGAAGTACGTAAAACACAATCCATGCCAATTATTATGTTAACAGCAAAGGATTCAGAGATTGATAAAGTACTCGGTTTAGAATTAGGTGCAGATGATTATGTGACGAAGCCATTCAGTAATCGAGAATTAATCGCACGTGTAAAGGCAAATCTACGTAGACAGCAAGTTCCTGTTGAATCAACAAAGGAATCAAAAGATATTATCATTGAAAACCTTGTTATTCATCCAGATGCATATGCAGTTTCTCGTGATGGTGTGGAGATTGACCTAACACATCGCGAATACGAGCTACTACATTACTTAGCAAGACATATTGGTCAAGTGATGACACGTGAACACTTATTAGAAACTGTTTGGGGTTATGATTATTTTGGTGACGTTCGAACAGTCGATGTAACAGTAAGAAGATTGCGTGAAAAAATTGAAGAAAATCCAAGTAATCCAACATGGATTATTACACGCCGAGGTGTAGGTTATTATTTACGTAATCCTGAACAGGAGTAA
- the dnaB gene encoding replicative DNA helicase, whose amino-acid sequence MSQTWNEHDRRPPHNIDAEQAVLGAIFLEPEAFSTASEILFPEDFYKAAHQRIFEVMTRLSDLGEPIDIITVTTELTNKKILEEAGGVSYLTALAESVPTAANIAYYSKIVEEKALLRRLISTATGIVNMTYGMEDAVEDALNDAEKQILEVSNRSNAGAFKAIKDVLIDVYDNIEKLHQNNGDVTGVPTGFRDLDRITSGFQRNDLIIIAARPSVGKTAFALNIAQNVATKTDENVAIFSLEMGADQLVSRMLCAEGNIDAQRLRTGKLEADDWGKLTMAMGSLSDAGIFIDDAPGIRVSDIRSKCRRLKQEHGLGMIIIDYLQLIQGSGSSRENRQQEVSEISRSLKGLARELNVPLIALSQLSRGVEQRQDKRPMMSDLRESGSIEQDADIVGFLYRDDYYNAETEKQNIIEIILSKQRNGPTGTVELAFLKEFNKFVDINDRYDTNDIPPEPIQV is encoded by the coding sequence ATGAGCCAAACATGGAATGAGCATGACCGGAGGCCACCACATAATATTGATGCAGAACAGGCTGTGCTTGGAGCCATATTTTTGGAACCAGAAGCATTTTCTACTGCTTCAGAAATATTATTTCCAGAGGATTTTTACAAAGCGGCTCACCAACGTATCTTTGAAGTAATGACAAGGCTTTCCGATCTAGGTGAGCCAATAGATATTATAACAGTGACAACAGAGCTAACAAATAAAAAGATATTAGAAGAAGCTGGTGGTGTATCCTACTTAACTGCTTTAGCAGAAAGTGTCCCAACAGCAGCAAATATTGCTTATTATAGTAAAATTGTTGAAGAAAAAGCATTGTTACGACGTTTAATTTCTACCGCAACTGGCATCGTCAATATGACGTATGGAATGGAAGATGCTGTAGAAGACGCTTTAAACGATGCTGAGAAGCAAATTCTTGAAGTTTCTAATCGAAGTAATGCAGGAGCATTTAAAGCGATTAAAGATGTGTTAATTGATGTTTATGATAATATAGAGAAATTACATCAAAATAATGGTGATGTAACAGGTGTGCCTACAGGGTTCAGAGACTTGGACCGGATAACCTCCGGGTTCCAGCGTAACGATTTGATTATTATTGCAGCTCGACCATCTGTAGGTAAGACAGCATTTGCGCTAAATATTGCGCAGAATGTTGCGACGAAGACGGATGAAAACGTTGCTATTTTCAGCTTGGAGATGGGGGCAGATCAACTTGTTTCACGTATGCTTTGTGCAGAGGGAAATATTGATGCACAACGCTTACGTACTGGTAAACTGGAAGCTGATGATTGGGGTAAGTTGACCATGGCAATGGGGTCTTTATCAGATGCTGGTATCTTTATTGATGATGCTCCTGGTATTCGTGTAAGTGATATTCGTTCAAAATGCCGTAGATTAAAGCAGGAGCACGGCCTTGGAATGATTATTATTGATTATTTACAACTTATACAAGGTAGTGGATCTTCTAGAGAAAATAGACAGCAGGAAGTATCTGAAATATCTCGTTCCTTAAAGGGTCTCGCTCGTGAATTAAATGTTCCACTTATTGCATTATCACAGCTTTCTCGTGGTGTGGAACAACGACAAGATAAGCGTCCAATGATGTCAGACCTTCGTGAATCAGGAAGTATCGAGCAAGATGCTGATATTGTAGGGTTTTTATATCGTGATGATTATTATAATGCAGAGACGGAAAAACAAAACATTATTGAAATTATCCTTTCTAAGCAACGTAATGGTCCAACAGGGACAGTAGAATTAGCCTTTCTTAAAGAATTTAATAAATTTGTTGATATCAATGATCGTTATGATACAAACGATATTCCACCTGAACCAATCCAAGTTTGA